A window of the Lepus europaeus isolate LE1 chromosome 5, mLepTim1.pri, whole genome shotgun sequence genome harbors these coding sequences:
- the C5H1orf52 gene encoding UPF0690 protein C1orf52 homolog — protein MAAEEKDPLSYFAAYGSSSSGSSGEEDNSEPEETGRRASDAAKSAGGCGNKAEKRLPGPDELFRSVTRPAFLYNPLNKQIDWERHVVKAPEEPPKEFKIWKSNYVPPPENYTVEKKAPPPELDMAIKWSNIYEDNGDDAPQNAKKARLLPEGEETLESDDEKDEHTSKKRKVEPGEPAKKKK, from the exons ATGGCAGCGGAGGAGAAGGACCCTCTGAGCTATTTCGCAGCTTATGGGAGCAGCAGTTCGGGCTCCTCGGGCGAGGAGGATAACAGCGAGCCGGAGGAGACGGGTCGCAGGGCCTCGGATGCGGCCAAGTCGGCGGGCGGCTGCGGGAACAAGGCGGAGAAGCGGCTGCCGGGACCCGACGAGCTGTTCCGGAGCGTGACTCGCCCGGCCTTTCTCTACAACCCGCTCAACAAGCAGATAGACTGGGAGAGGCACGTCGTGAAGGCGCCGGAGGAG CCTCCAAAGGAGTTCAAAATCTGGAAGTCAAACTATGTGCCCCCGCCGGAGAACTACACCGTGGAGAAGAAAGCCCCGCCTCCAGAGCTGGACATGGCTATAAAGTGGTCTAACATATACGAGGACAATGGCGATGATGCCCCACAGAATGCTAAGAAAGCCAGGCTTCTACCGGAAGGGGAGGAGACGCTGGAGTCCG ATGATGAAAAAGATGAGCATACTTCTAAAAAGCGCAAAGTAGAACCAGGAGAAccagcaaagaagaaaaaatag
- the BCL10 gene encoding B-cell lymphoma/leukemia 10, with product MEPTAPSLTEEDLTEVKKDALENLRVYLCEKIIAERHFDHLRAKKILSREDTEEISCRTSSRKRAGKLLDYLQENPKGLDTLVESIRREKTQNFLIQKITDEVLKLRNIKLEHLKGLKCSSCEPFPGGATNNLSRSNSDESTFSEKRRASTAMYHPEGESSTAPFFSTDSSLNLPILEVGRTENTIFSSTTLPRPGDPGAPPLPPELQLEEQGTCGNSSEMFLPLRSRALSRQ from the exons ATGGAGCCCACCGCGCCGTCCCTCACTGAGGAGGACCTGACCGAAGTGAAGAAGGAC GCTCTAGAAAATTTGCGTGTATACCTGTGTGAGAAAATCATAGCTGAGAGACATTTTGATCATCTACGTGCTAAAAAAATACTCAGCAGAGAAGACACTGAAGAAATTTCTTGTCGAACATCAAGTAGAAAGAGGGCTGGAAAACTGTTAGACTACTTACAAGAAAACCCCAAAGGACTAGACACCCTCGTTGAATCTATTCGACGAGAAAAAACACAGAACTTTCTGATACAGAAGATCACAGATGAAGTGCTGAAACTTAGAAATATCAAACTAGAACATCTGAAAG GACTCAAATGTAGCAGCTGTGAGCCTTTCCCTGGTGGAGCCACGAACAACTTATCTAGATCCAATTCAGATGAGAGTACTTTCTCCGAGAAACGGAGAGCGTCCACCGCCATGTACCATCCGGAAGGAGAATCCAGCACGGCTCCCTTTTTTTCTACTGATTCTTCTCTGAATTTGCCTATTCTAGAAGTAGGCAGAACTGAAAATACCATCTTCTCTTCAACCACACTTCCCAGACCTGGGGACCCTGGAGCTCCTCCTTTGCCACCAGAGCTGCAATTAGAGGAACAAGGAACTTGCGGGAACTCCAGCGAGATGTTTCTTCCCTTACGGTCACGTGCTCTTTCACGGCAATGA